One Streptomyces fagopyri DNA window includes the following coding sequences:
- a CDS encoding GMC family oxidoreductase translates to MTVDEFDYVVVGGGTAGNVVAARLSEDPTVTVCVLEAGPSDVGDDDVLKLERWMGLLESGYDWDYPVEPQASGNSFLRHARAKVLGGCSSHNSCIAFWAPAEDLDGWAAAGCTGWSAAELFPLYRRLESNDAPGDHHGRTGPVKLRTLKGEDPCGTALLEACAQAGIPTTAFNTGTTVVRGASWFQINSDENNVRQSSSVAYLHPVMGKRPNLSVRTGVRAKKLVLEGRRCVGAEYLDPDLIHTRTVRARREVIVSCGSIDTPKLLMLSGIGPAAHLREVGVDVVVDSAGVGENLQDHPEGVIMWEARQPMTTTSSQWWEAGIFYDTEPGLDRPDLMYHYGSVPFDMNTARHGFPTTENAFCLTPNVTRAKSRGTVRLRTRDHRDRPRVDPRYFTHEHDVRVMTYGLRLAREIAAQPALSGWAGAELAPGPDIRTDDELLDYIHKTHNTVYHPSCTVKMGADDDTSAPLDARLRVKGVGGLRVADGSVMPDLISVNPCITTMMIGEKCADLLKEDV, encoded by the coding sequence ATGACTGTCGATGAGTTCGACTATGTAGTGGTCGGTGGCGGTACGGCGGGCAACGTGGTGGCGGCCCGGCTCTCCGAGGATCCCACCGTCACGGTGTGCGTGCTGGAGGCGGGGCCCAGCGACGTCGGCGACGACGACGTCCTGAAGCTGGAACGCTGGATGGGTCTGCTGGAGTCCGGCTACGACTGGGACTACCCGGTCGAGCCGCAGGCCAGCGGCAACAGTTTCCTGCGGCACGCCCGCGCCAAGGTGCTCGGGGGCTGCTCCTCGCACAACTCCTGCATCGCCTTCTGGGCCCCCGCCGAGGACCTGGACGGCTGGGCCGCGGCGGGCTGTACGGGATGGAGCGCGGCCGAACTCTTCCCGCTCTACCGGCGGCTGGAGTCCAACGACGCCCCCGGCGACCACCACGGTCGCACCGGACCGGTGAAACTGCGCACGCTCAAGGGCGAGGACCCCTGTGGCACCGCACTCCTTGAGGCGTGCGCGCAGGCGGGCATTCCGACCACGGCCTTCAACACCGGCACGACCGTGGTCCGCGGCGCCAGCTGGTTCCAGATCAACTCCGACGAGAACAACGTCCGCCAGTCCTCGTCGGTCGCGTATCTGCACCCGGTCATGGGCAAGCGGCCGAACCTCTCGGTGCGTACGGGGGTGCGCGCCAAGAAACTCGTCCTGGAGGGGCGGCGGTGCGTGGGCGCCGAGTACCTGGACCCGGACCTGATCCACACACGGACCGTGCGCGCCCGTCGCGAGGTGATCGTGTCCTGCGGATCCATCGACACGCCCAAGCTGCTGATGCTGTCGGGCATCGGCCCCGCGGCCCATCTGCGCGAGGTCGGTGTCGACGTCGTGGTGGACTCGGCGGGTGTCGGTGAGAACCTCCAGGACCATCCCGAGGGCGTCATCATGTGGGAGGCCCGGCAGCCGATGACCACCACGTCCAGCCAGTGGTGGGAGGCGGGCATCTTCTACGACACCGAACCGGGCCTGGACCGGCCGGACCTGATGTACCACTACGGCTCGGTGCCGTTCGACATGAACACCGCGCGGCACGGATTCCCCACGACGGAGAACGCCTTCTGCCTCACCCCGAACGTCACCCGCGCGAAGTCACGCGGCACCGTGCGGCTGCGCACCCGCGACCACCGGGACAGGCCGAGGGTCGATCCGCGCTACTTCACCCACGAGCACGACGTGCGCGTGATGACGTACGGGCTGAGGCTGGCCCGGGAGATCGCGGCGCAGCCCGCGCTGAGCGGCTGGGCGGGCGCGGAACTCGCTCCCGGCCCGGACATCCGGACGGACGACGAACTGCTCGACTACATCCACAAGACCCACAACACCGTCTACCACCCGTCCTGCACCGTGAAGATGGGCGCGGACGACGACACCTCGGCCCCGCTCGACGCGCGGCTGCGGGTCAAGGGGGTCGGGGGTCTGCGGGTCGCGGACGGCTCGGTCATGCCGGATCTCATCTCCGTCAATCCCTGCATCACGACGATGATGATCGGCGAGAAGTGCGCGGACCTGTTGAAGGAGGACGTGTAG
- a CDS encoding APC family permease codes for MTTRPPTTDQNDDAELSEFGYKPELKRTLGNFHTFAAGISYISILTGTFQLFYFGYGSGGPAYWWSWPMVFIGQLMVALCFGELAARYPVAGSVYNWAKKVGNPHIGWLAGWMMLLASIVTIAAVALAYQLTLPQISSTFQFVGDGTGKYDVATNAVLLAAVLILFTTVVNAFGVKLMATINTAGVFIELIATVVLIILFAVHITRGPQVVMDTQGTGDGQPFGYFGAFLVASLASAYVMYGFDTASSLGEECLDPSRNAPRAIIRAIVASFVLGGLVLLLALMSVSSLKGEKLSTDGLQYIVLDVLGPTAGKAMLWCVLIAVTVCALAVHTAAVRLAFAMARDNNLPASSKLAKVNARFKTPVLPTVIIGLLALAILVVNIRQPQIFTVVTSIGIIMIYLAYLMVTGPMLIARLRGTWRPAGDGKFSLGRWGLLVNIVAVVWGAAMTLNLIWPRSEVYNATAPYHWYLRWGAVLFVAVVAGGGYAYYWFVQRHRTGVLAEHQLRSDASAASPLIAPAAE; via the coding sequence ATGACCACCCGTCCACCGACGACCGACCAGAACGACGACGCCGAACTCTCCGAGTTCGGCTACAAGCCGGAACTGAAGCGCACGCTCGGCAACTTCCACACCTTCGCCGCGGGCATCAGCTACATCTCCATCCTCACCGGCACCTTCCAGCTCTTCTACTTCGGCTACGGCAGCGGCGGTCCCGCCTATTGGTGGTCCTGGCCGATGGTGTTCATAGGCCAGCTCATGGTCGCGCTCTGCTTCGGCGAACTCGCCGCCCGCTACCCGGTGGCCGGGTCGGTCTACAACTGGGCGAAGAAGGTGGGCAATCCACACATCGGCTGGCTCGCGGGCTGGATGATGCTGCTCGCGTCGATCGTGACGATCGCGGCCGTCGCGCTCGCCTATCAGCTGACGCTCCCGCAGATCTCCTCCACCTTCCAGTTCGTGGGCGACGGCACGGGAAAGTACGACGTCGCCACCAACGCCGTGCTGCTGGCCGCGGTACTGATCCTGTTCACCACCGTCGTCAACGCCTTCGGCGTGAAGCTGATGGCGACCATCAACACCGCGGGCGTCTTCATCGAGCTGATCGCCACCGTCGTGCTGATCATCCTGTTCGCGGTGCACATCACGCGCGGCCCCCAGGTGGTGATGGACACCCAGGGCACCGGCGACGGGCAGCCGTTCGGCTATTTCGGCGCGTTCCTGGTGGCCTCGCTGGCGTCCGCCTATGTGATGTACGGATTCGACACGGCCTCGTCGCTCGGTGAGGAGTGCCTCGACCCCTCGCGGAACGCGCCGCGCGCCATCATCCGCGCCATCGTCGCCTCCTTCGTGCTCGGCGGGCTCGTCCTGCTCCTCGCGCTGATGAGCGTCTCCAGCCTGAAGGGCGAGAAGCTCTCGACGGACGGGCTGCAGTACATCGTCCTCGACGTGCTCGGCCCGACGGCCGGCAAGGCGATGCTGTGGTGCGTGCTGATCGCGGTCACGGTGTGCGCGCTGGCCGTGCACACGGCGGCGGTCCGGCTGGCCTTCGCGATGGCCCGCGACAACAACCTGCCCGCCTCGTCGAAACTCGCCAAGGTCAACGCGCGGTTCAAGACTCCGGTCCTGCCGACCGTGATCATCGGCCTCCTGGCACTGGCGATCCTGGTGGTCAACATCCGTCAGCCGCAGATCTTCACCGTGGTCACCAGCATCGGCATCATCATGATCTACCTGGCGTACCTGATGGTCACCGGGCCCATGCTGATCGCCCGGCTGCGCGGCACATGGCGGCCGGCCGGCGACGGCAAGTTCTCGCTGGGGCGCTGGGGGCTGCTCGTCAACATCGTCGCCGTCGTCTGGGGCGCCGCCATGACGCTCAACCTCATCTGGCCGCGTTCCGAGGTCTACAACGCGACCGCCCCGTACCACTGGTACCTGCGCTGGGGCGCTGTCCTGTTCGTGGCCGTCGTCGCCGGGGGCGGCTACGCCTACTACTGGTTCGTGCAGCGGCACCGCACCGGGGTGCTCGCCGAGCACCAGCTCCGGTCCGACGCCTCCGCCGCCTCTCCCCTGATCGCCCCCGCCGCCGAGTGA
- a CDS encoding aldehyde dehydrogenase family protein: protein MPDLFIDGTWRGALDERTREIRCPADGSLVGVVDEAGGKDTVEAIAAARRAFDEGPWPSTPAADRGDLLLRVADLLVRDKDALARAESRDTGKRLVESEYDIDDIANCFRYFGRAASAETGRVVDTGTASVDSRVVYEPIGVCALITPWNYPLLQTAWKVAPALAAGNTFVLKPSELTPHTAIHLMRLLEEAGLPAGAANLVLGAGPEAGAPLADHPDVDLVSFTGGLHTGRRLMAAAAGTVKKVALELGGKNPNIVFADADFETAVDLALTAVFLHSGQVCSAGARLLVQDSLHDRFVDELVRRAELIRLGGPFDEQAQTGPLVSAAHRAKVEAYVERGVAEGAVLRSGGRRPEGLDEGFYYLPTVLDECTGDMSVVQDESFGPVLTVERFRDEADAVRLANDTIYGLAGAVFTTDGAKAQRVAARLRLGTVWINDYHPYVPQAEWGGFKQSGSGRELGPAGLAEYREAKHIWRNTDPSPQGWFA, encoded by the coding sequence GTGCCTGACCTGTTCATCGACGGTACCTGGCGGGGCGCTCTCGACGAGCGCACCCGTGAGATCCGCTGCCCCGCCGACGGCTCCCTGGTGGGGGTCGTCGACGAGGCGGGCGGCAAGGACACGGTCGAGGCGATCGCCGCGGCGCGCCGTGCCTTCGACGAGGGTCCGTGGCCCTCGACCCCGGCGGCGGACCGCGGCGACCTGCTGCTGCGCGTCGCCGACCTCCTCGTACGGGACAAGGACGCGCTCGCCCGCGCCGAGTCGCGCGACACCGGCAAACGGCTCGTCGAGAGCGAGTACGACATCGACGACATCGCCAACTGCTTCCGCTACTTCGGCCGGGCCGCCTCCGCCGAGACGGGCCGGGTCGTGGACACGGGTACGGCGAGCGTCGACAGCCGGGTCGTGTACGAGCCCATCGGCGTCTGCGCGCTGATCACGCCGTGGAACTATCCCCTGCTGCAGACGGCCTGGAAGGTCGCTCCGGCGCTCGCCGCGGGCAACACCTTCGTGCTCAAGCCGAGCGAACTCACCCCGCACACGGCCATCCATCTGATGCGGCTCCTCGAAGAGGCCGGGCTGCCGGCCGGAGCGGCCAACCTCGTGCTGGGCGCGGGACCCGAGGCGGGCGCGCCGCTCGCCGACCATCCCGACGTGGACCTCGTCTCCTTCACCGGCGGCCTGCACACCGGGCGGAGGCTGATGGCCGCGGCGGCCGGGACGGTGAAGAAGGTCGCCCTGGAGCTGGGCGGCAAGAACCCCAACATCGTCTTCGCCGACGCCGACTTCGAGACCGCGGTCGACCTGGCACTGACCGCGGTCTTCCTCCACTCCGGGCAGGTCTGCTCGGCCGGGGCCCGGCTGCTGGTCCAGGACTCGCTGCACGACCGGTTCGTCGACGAGCTCGTCCGCCGGGCCGAGCTCATCCGGCTCGGCGGGCCGTTCGACGAGCAGGCGCAGACCGGGCCGCTGGTCTCGGCGGCGCACCGGGCCAAGGTCGAGGCGTACGTCGAGCGGGGCGTCGCGGAGGGCGCGGTGCTGCGCTCCGGCGGCAGGCGTCCCGAGGGACTCGACGAGGGGTTCTACTATCTGCCCACCGTGCTGGACGAATGCACCGGCGACATGTCCGTGGTCCAGGACGAGTCCTTCGGCCCGGTGCTGACCGTGGAACGTTTCCGCGACGAGGCGGACGCCGTGCGGCTCGCCAACGACACGATCTACGGCCTGGCGGGCGCCGTGTTCACCACGGACGGGGCCAAGGCCCAGCGGGTGGCGGCGCGGCTGCGGCTCGGCACCGTCTGGATCAACGACTACCACCCCTATGTCCCGCAGGCAGAATGGGGCGGTTTCAAGCAGTCCGGTTCCGGGCGGGAGCTCGGACCGGCCGGCCTCGCCGAGTACCGCGAGGCGAAGCACATCTGGCGCAACACCGACCCGTCCCCACAGGGCTGGTTCGCGTGA
- a CDS encoding aromatic ring-hydroxylating oxygenase subunit alpha, whose product MTTIPASRSPLSPSLIATLPGRYYTDPEIFRREQESLFESMWFCAVRSADLARPGAFRTVQVGRESVLVTRSRTGELRAFLNVCRHRGARLCTQESGEVRRNLQCPYHAWTYGLDGKLVAAPNLVKMPDVDRVAYGLIGVALREWLGYAWVCLADEPPSFEETVLGAAVERLGDAAAIEHYGTEGLALGRRVRYDVRANWKLIVENFMECYHCATIHPELTEVLPEFAEGYAAQYYVGHGAEFGEGVRGFTVDGGEGFGRLPDIADEQDRRYYAITVKPTVFINLVPDHVILHRMFPLAEDRTVVECDWLYAPEVVESGADVSRSVELFHRVNEQDFEACERTQPSMASRAYRNGGVLVPTEHHIGIFHEWLIRRLGGPRA is encoded by the coding sequence GTGACGACGATCCCCGCCTCCCGGTCCCCCCTCTCCCCCAGCCTGATCGCCACCCTGCCCGGCCGCTACTACACCGACCCGGAGATCTTCCGGCGGGAACAGGAATCCCTGTTCGAGTCGATGTGGTTCTGCGCTGTCCGCTCGGCGGATCTGGCGCGGCCCGGCGCCTTCCGCACCGTGCAGGTCGGCCGGGAGAGCGTCCTGGTCACCCGCTCACGGACCGGTGAACTGCGCGCCTTCCTCAACGTCTGCCGGCATCGCGGGGCCCGGCTGTGCACGCAGGAGTCGGGCGAGGTCCGCCGCAATCTCCAGTGCCCGTACCACGCGTGGACCTACGGCCTCGACGGGAAGCTGGTCGCCGCGCCGAATCTGGTCAAGATGCCGGACGTCGACCGCGTCGCGTACGGCCTGATCGGGGTCGCGCTGCGCGAGTGGCTCGGCTACGCCTGGGTCTGCCTGGCCGACGAGCCGCCCTCCTTCGAGGAGACGGTGCTGGGCGCGGCCGTGGAGCGGCTGGGCGACGCGGCCGCGATCGAGCACTACGGCACCGAGGGGCTGGCGCTCGGCAGGCGCGTCAGGTACGACGTGAGGGCGAACTGGAAGCTGATCGTCGAGAACTTCATGGAGTGCTACCACTGCGCCACGATCCACCCCGAGCTCACCGAAGTGCTCCCCGAGTTCGCCGAGGGGTACGCCGCCCAGTACTACGTCGGGCACGGCGCCGAGTTCGGCGAGGGCGTCCGGGGGTTCACCGTCGACGGCGGTGAGGGCTTCGGCCGGCTACCGGACATAGCGGACGAGCAGGACCGCCGGTACTACGCGATCACGGTGAAACCGACGGTCTTCATCAATCTGGTCCCCGACCATGTCATCCTGCACCGCATGTTCCCGCTCGCCGAGGACCGCACGGTCGTCGAGTGCGACTGGCTCTACGCGCCGGAGGTCGTGGAGTCCGGCGCCGACGTGTCCAGGTCGGTCGAGCTCTTCCACCGGGTCAACGAACAGGATTTCGAGGCCTGCGAACGTACACAGCCGTCCATGGCGTCGCGTGCGTACCGGAACGGTGGTGTCCTGGTGCCCACCGAGCATCACATCGGGATCTTCCACGAGTGGCTGATCCGGCGATTGGGAGGCCCCCGTGCCTGA
- the solA gene encoding N-methyl-L-tryptophan oxidase has protein sequence MSPTYDVIVIGLGGMGSAAAHHLSARGARVLGLERFGPVHNRGSSHGGSRITRQSYFEDPAYVPLLLRSYELYEELERATGREIATLCGGVMIGRPDSRTVSGSLLSAERWDLPHEMLDAPEIRRRFPTLSPDDDEVALYEARAGFVRPENTVAAHLQLATRQGADLHFEEPMTRWEPYRDGVRVHTAENTYTAGRLVICPGAWAPRLLTDLGVPFTIERQVMYWFQPKGGVGPFLPGDHPIYIWEDAAGVQAYGFPAIDGPELGAKVAFFRKGAVTTPETIDRTVHQDEIQAMADHMSRHVPDLPGAFLKAATCMYSNTPDEHFVIARHPAHPQTVTVACGFSGHGFKFVPVVGEILADLALTGATDHPIGLFDPHRLAAAPARGVRT, from the coding sequence GTGTCCCCCACCTACGACGTGATCGTGATCGGTCTCGGCGGCATGGGCAGCGCCGCCGCCCACCATCTGTCGGCACGCGGCGCCCGCGTGCTCGGCCTGGAGAGGTTCGGCCCCGTCCACAACCGCGGCTCCAGCCACGGCGGTTCGCGGATCACCCGGCAGTCCTACTTCGAGGACCCGGCGTACGTGCCCCTGCTGCTGCGCTCCTACGAGCTGTACGAGGAGCTGGAACGGGCGACGGGCCGGGAGATCGCCACCCTCTGCGGCGGTGTGATGATCGGCCGTCCCGACTCGCGGACGGTCTCCGGTTCGCTGCTCTCCGCCGAGCGCTGGGACCTGCCCCACGAGATGCTGGACGCCCCCGAGATCCGCCGCCGCTTCCCGACTCTCAGCCCGGACGACGACGAGGTCGCGCTGTACGAGGCACGGGCCGGGTTCGTCCGCCCCGAGAACACCGTCGCCGCGCACCTCCAGCTCGCCACCCGGCAGGGGGCCGACCTGCACTTCGAGGAACCGATGACGCGCTGGGAGCCCTACCGGGACGGAGTGCGCGTCCACACCGCCGAGAACACCTACACCGCGGGCCGGCTGGTGATCTGCCCGGGCGCCTGGGCGCCGCGGCTGCTGACCGACCTCGGGGTGCCGTTCACCATCGAGCGGCAGGTCATGTACTGGTTCCAGCCGAAGGGCGGGGTCGGGCCCTTCCTGCCCGGGGACCATCCCATCTACATCTGGGAGGATGCCGCCGGTGTCCAGGCGTACGGCTTCCCCGCGATCGACGGGCCGGAACTGGGCGCCAAGGTCGCCTTCTTCCGCAAGGGGGCCGTGACCACCCCGGAGACCATCGACCGGACGGTCCACCAGGACGAGATCCAGGCCATGGCGGACCACATGTCCCGCCACGTCCCCGACCTGCCCGGCGCCTTCCTCAAGGCCGCCACCTGCATGTACTCCAACACCCCCGACGAGCACTTCGTCATCGCCCGCCATCCGGCGCACCCTCAGACCGTGACCGTGGCCTGCGGGTTCTCCGGGCACGGCTTCAAGTTCGTGCCGGTCGTCGGCGAGATCCTCGCCGACCTCGCGCTGACCGGTGCCACCGATCACCCGATCGGATTGTTCGACCCCCACCGCCTCGCCGCCGCGCCCGCCCGAGGAGTACGCACGTGA
- a CDS encoding GcvT family protein → MSSTPATRPRVVVIGAGIVGCSLADELTARGWTDVTVLEQGPLPAPGGSTSHAPGLVFQTSPSRTLTAFARYTVEKFSSLRVDGVPCFDPVGGLELATTPERLADLHRRAGYAAAWGVRGEIVSAARCGELWPLIDRSAVLGGFHTPDDGLARALLAARAQMERATRRGARFLDRHTVVGIEREEGTGTADRVTAVVTDRGTFPADHVVSAAGFWGPVVGRMAGVDVPLQPLAHQYAKTRRLPELAGATAEASRPILRFQDRDLYFREHTDRIGIGSYAHQPLPVDPFGVLPYDEARANGRAMPSSYPFTAEDWAPSWEDCRLLLPALRGTEIEEGFNGVFSFTPDGMPVLGESRALRGFWLAEAVWVTHSAGVAKAVAEWMVDGRASLDLHECDLTRFEDAQRSPSYVRERGARQFVEVYDVLHPLQPMEDPRPLRVSPFHARQRELGARFLEGGGWERPHWYEANAPLLEGLELPARDAWSSRYWSPIAAAEAKATRERVALYDMTPLRRLEVTGAGALDFLQHMTSNNLRKKPGAVTYTLLLDETGGIRSDLTVARLARDRFQVGANSPADLDRLARHAPGDVRVRDITSGTCCVGVWGPLARDLVQPLTRDDFSHEGFGYFRAKETYVGHVPVTAMRLSYVGELGWELYTTADLGLRLWDTLWEAGQPHGVVAAGRSAFNSLRLEKGYRAWGTDMTDEHNPFEAGVGFAVRMDKDGFVGQEALRDLAAAEPARRLTALLLDDPASVVLGKEPVHVDGAPAGYVTSASYGYTLGRCVAYAWLPALPAGTGVHIGYFGERIPATVADEPLFDPKMTRIRR, encoded by the coding sequence ATGTCCAGCACGCCCGCAACCCGTCCCCGCGTCGTCGTCATCGGCGCCGGCATCGTCGGCTGTTCCCTCGCCGACGAGCTGACCGCCCGTGGCTGGACCGACGTCACCGTCCTCGAACAGGGGCCGCTGCCCGCCCCGGGCGGCTCCACCTCGCACGCCCCGGGCCTGGTGTTCCAGACCAGCCCGTCCAGGACCCTCACGGCGTTCGCCCGCTACACCGTGGAGAAGTTCTCCTCCCTCCGGGTCGACGGCGTCCCCTGTTTCGACCCGGTCGGCGGTCTGGAGCTCGCGACCACCCCCGAGCGCCTCGCCGACCTGCACCGCAGGGCCGGTTACGCCGCCGCCTGGGGCGTCCGCGGTGAGATCGTCAGCGCCGCGCGCTGCGGGGAACTGTGGCCGCTCATCGACCGGTCGGCGGTGCTCGGAGGTTTCCACACCCCCGACGACGGACTGGCCCGCGCGCTGCTCGCGGCCCGCGCCCAGATGGAGCGCGCCACTCGGCGGGGCGCGCGCTTCCTGGACCGTCACACCGTCGTCGGCATCGAACGGGAGGAGGGCACGGGCACCGCCGACAGGGTCACCGCCGTCGTCACCGACCGGGGCACCTTCCCCGCCGACCATGTCGTCTCGGCGGCCGGATTCTGGGGACCGGTCGTCGGACGCATGGCCGGTGTCGACGTACCCCTGCAGCCGCTCGCACACCAGTACGCGAAGACCAGGCGGCTCCCCGAGCTGGCAGGGGCCACCGCCGAGGCGTCGAGGCCCATCCTCCGCTTCCAGGACCGCGACCTCTACTTCCGTGAGCACACCGACCGCATCGGCATCGGCAGTTACGCCCACCAGCCGCTGCCCGTCGACCCGTTCGGCGTGCTCCCCTACGACGAGGCGCGCGCGAACGGCAGGGCGATGCCGTCCTCGTACCCCTTCACCGCGGAGGACTGGGCGCCGAGCTGGGAGGACTGCCGCCTGCTGCTTCCCGCCCTGCGCGGCACGGAGATCGAGGAGGGCTTCAACGGCGTCTTCTCCTTCACCCCGGACGGCATGCCGGTGCTCGGCGAGTCGCGCGCCCTGCGCGGTTTCTGGCTGGCCGAGGCCGTCTGGGTCACCCACTCCGCCGGGGTGGCGAAAGCCGTCGCCGAGTGGATGGTCGACGGTCGTGCCTCCCTCGACCTGCACGAATGCGACCTGACACGCTTCGAGGACGCGCAGCGCTCACCGTCGTACGTCCGTGAGCGCGGTGCGCGGCAGTTCGTCGAGGTGTACGACGTCCTGCACCCGCTCCAGCCGATGGAGGACCCCCGCCCCCTGCGCGTCAGCCCGTTCCACGCGAGGCAGCGGGAGCTCGGCGCCCGCTTCCTGGAGGGCGGCGGCTGGGAGCGCCCGCACTGGTACGAGGCGAACGCTCCCCTGCTGGAAGGTCTGGAACTCCCCGCGCGGGACGCCTGGTCGTCCCGCTACTGGTCGCCGATCGCGGCGGCCGAGGCGAAGGCGACCCGTGAGAGGGTCGCGCTGTACGACATGACCCCGCTGCGCCGCCTCGAAGTCACCGGCGCCGGTGCCCTGGACTTCCTGCAGCATATGACCAGCAACAACCTCCGCAAGAAGCCCGGCGCGGTCACGTACACCCTGCTCCTCGACGAGACGGGCGGCATACGCTCCGACCTCACCGTGGCGCGTCTCGCCCGCGACCGCTTCCAGGTGGGCGCCAACTCCCCCGCCGACCTGGACCGGCTGGCCCGGCACGCCCCCGGTGACGTGCGGGTCCGGGACATCACCTCCGGCACCTGCTGCGTCGGCGTCTGGGGCCCGCTCGCCAGGGATCTCGTCCAGCCGCTGACCCGCGACGACTTCTCGCACGAGGGTTTCGGCTACTTCCGCGCGAAGGAGACGTACGTGGGGCACGTCCCCGTGACGGCGATGCGGTTGTCGTACGTCGGTGAGCTGGGCTGGGAGCTGTACACCACCGCCGATCTGGGGCTCAGGCTCTGGGACACCCTGTGGGAGGCGGGGCAGCCGCACGGCGTGGTCGCGGCCGGCCGGTCGGCCTTCAACAGCCTCCGCCTGGAGAAGGGTTACCGCGCCTGGGGCACCGACATGACCGACGAGCACAACCCGTTCGAGGCGGGCGTCGGCTTCGCGGTCCGTATGGACAAGGACGGTTTCGTCGGCCAGGAGGCGTTGCGGGACCTCGCGGCGGCGGAACCGGCCCGCAGGCTGACCGCGCTGCTCCTGGACGACCCGGCCTCCGTCGTGCTCGGCAAGGAGCCCGTCCACGTCGACGGCGCCCCGGCGGGGTACGTGACCAGCGCCTCGTACGGCTACACGCTGGGTCGTTGTGTCGCCTACGCCTGGCTGCCGGCGCTCCCGGCCGGCACCGGCGTGCACATCGGGTACTTCGGCGAGCGGATCCCGGCCACCGTCGCCGACGAGCCGCTCTTCGACCCGAAGATGACCCGCATCCGCCGCTGA